A window of Mucilaginibacter sp. PAMC 26640 contains these coding sequences:
- a CDS encoding transcriptional regulator — translation MGIEEDIKSTNFEDNYHKAVINLAYTYGWINNFSRPKFEKYNLTQQQFNILRILRGQYPKPATINLLKERMIDKMSDASRIVDRLVQKGLVSRCTNNKDRRAVDIRISEEGIAILAKMDIEFKTRDLMDKNLSEEEAGQLSDLLDKMRG, via the coding sequence ATGGGTATAGAGGAAGATATAAAAAGTACAAATTTTGAAGATAACTACCATAAAGCGGTTATCAATCTTGCTTACACGTACGGCTGGATAAACAACTTTTCGCGCCCAAAATTTGAAAAATATAATCTTACTCAGCAGCAATTTAATATTCTGCGCATTTTACGCGGACAATATCCAAAGCCGGCCACTATCAACCTTTTAAAAGAGCGGATGATCGACAAAATGTCCGATGCCTCCCGCATTGTGGATAGGCTGGTACAAAAAGGGCTGGTGTCGCGTTGTACTAACAATAAAGATAGGCGCGCGGTTGATATCCGGATCAGCGAAGAAGGGATAGCGATTCTGGCTAAAATGGATATAGAATTTAAAACAAGAGATCTGATGGATAAAAACCTCAGCGAGGAAGAAGCGGGGCAATTAAGCGATCTGCTTGATAAGATGCGGGGCTAA
- a CDS encoding leucine dehydrogenase translates to MPVQQPTDSIFNQLDAFGHKKVVYCSDPDTGLRAIIAIHDTTLGPALGGTRFWAYKTEQEALQDVLRLSKSMTYKSAVAGLNLGGGKAVIIGDSRKDKSEALLRKFGRFIKNLNGEFITAEDVGTNPRDMEYIRMETQHVTGMPETMGGSGDPAPIAAMGVYMGIKACIKELYGNDHITGRSVIVQGIGHVGEQLVKLLREENAKVYVSDINDERTRQVSKKYGAEAVSNNSIFDINADIYAPCALGATINTETIGKLQCAIIAGSANNQLKDEFLHGQMLLEKGILFAPDYVINAGGIINCYSELMGFSKKRTLQLTENIYEATRNVLKLSKSENISTINAANKIAEKRIADIKKVKSTY, encoded by the coding sequence ATGCCCGTTCAACAGCCTACCGATAGTATTTTTAATCAGCTCGACGCGTTCGGCCACAAGAAAGTGGTTTACTGCAGCGATCCTGATACAGGCTTACGGGCAATCATAGCTATTCATGATACAACATTAGGGCCCGCTTTAGGCGGTACCCGGTTTTGGGCCTATAAAACCGAGCAGGAAGCCCTGCAGGATGTGTTGCGCCTCTCTAAAAGCATGACCTACAAATCTGCCGTAGCGGGTTTAAACCTGGGTGGGGGCAAAGCGGTTATCATAGGGGATTCGCGCAAAGATAAATCCGAAGCATTGTTGCGTAAATTTGGCCGCTTTATTAAGAATTTAAACGGTGAATTTATTACTGCTGAGGATGTTGGTACCAACCCGAGGGATATGGAATATATCCGGATGGAAACCCAGCATGTAACCGGTATGCCCGAAACAATGGGTGGCAGCGGAGACCCTGCACCAATTGCGGCAATGGGCGTTTATATGGGGATTAAGGCCTGTATAAAGGAGCTCTACGGTAATGATCATATAACAGGGAGATCCGTTATTGTACAAGGCATTGGCCATGTAGGAGAACAGCTGGTAAAGTTGCTTCGCGAAGAAAACGCGAAAGTTTACGTAAGCGATATCAATGATGAGCGCACGCGCCAGGTATCGAAAAAATATGGTGCAGAAGCAGTATCTAACAATAGTATTTTTGACATCAACGCAGATATTTATGCACCGTGTGCTTTAGGTGCAACCATCAATACCGAAACAATTGGTAAGCTGCAATGCGCTATAATTGCCGGCTCGGCTAACAACCAATTGAAGGATGAGTTTCTGCACGGGCAGATGCTGTTGGAAAAAGGCATACTTTTTGCCCCGGATTATGTTATAAACGCAGGCGGCATCATTAATTGTTATTCGGAACTGATGGGATTCAGCAAAAAACGCACTTTGCAGCTTACCGAGAATATCTACGAGGCTACCAGAAATGTATTAAAGTTATCTAAATCGGAAAATATTTCTACAATAAATGCGGCAAACAAAATAGCCGAAAAACGTATTGCAGATATTAAAAAAGTAAAATCAACCTATTAA
- a CDS encoding magnesium transporter — protein MEEMVEQIELLLEQGDNTQLQEYLNNLNISDVEELIDELPEHGPKFITLLSPNRAVNVFRILDFPTQERIIKKLTGEKVGEIINGLPPDDRTALFSELHGDAVKVLILHLTPDDRKEALSLLGYNEDSVGRLMTPDYIAVKKNWDVTRVLSHIRRYGKNSETIDVIYVIDENGLLLDDIRIREILLVTPETKVSDLMDGRLIALHANDPQEDAINVFRMNNRTALPVTDSEDILLGIVTVDDILWIANEEYTEDIQKIGGTEALDEPYLDINLFRLVQKRAGWLVILFLGEMLTATAMGFFEHAIEKAVVLALFIPLIISSGGNSGSQASTLIIQAMALGEVTISDWWRVMRREILSGLMLGIVLGVIGFIRIAAFSAFSSMYGPHWMLVGLTIGFSLVGVVLWGSLAGSMLPLLLKKLGADPATSSAPFVATLVDVTGLIIYFSVALAFMNGILL, from the coding sequence ATGGAGGAAATGGTTGAGCAAATAGAATTGTTACTGGAGCAGGGAGATAATACACAGCTACAGGAATATTTAAATAACCTCAACATCTCTGATGTAGAAGAACTTATAGATGAATTACCCGAACACGGGCCAAAGTTTATAACGCTGCTGTCGCCCAACCGGGCTGTAAACGTTTTCAGGATCCTGGATTTTCCAACCCAGGAGCGTATCATAAAGAAACTTACGGGAGAAAAGGTAGGCGAGATCATTAATGGCCTTCCGCCTGATGACCGTACCGCTCTTTTTAGCGAATTGCATGGTGATGCTGTAAAGGTGCTGATCCTCCATCTTACACCGGATGACCGTAAAGAAGCGCTTTCTTTATTAGGTTACAATGAGGACAGCGTAGGCCGTTTGATGACGCCTGACTATATTGCGGTTAAAAAAAATTGGGATGTAACGCGGGTGTTGTCGCACATTCGCCGGTATGGCAAAAACTCAGAGACCATTGATGTTATTTATGTAATTGACGAAAATGGGCTGCTGCTGGATGATATCCGGATCCGCGAGATTTTACTGGTAACACCGGAAACCAAAGTAAGCGACCTGATGGATGGCCGGCTGATTGCCCTGCATGCAAACGATCCGCAGGAAGATGCAATCAATGTGTTCAGAATGAATAACCGCACGGCATTACCGGTAACTGATAGCGAAGATATTTTACTGGGGATAGTAACGGTAGATGATATTCTTTGGATAGCCAATGAAGAGTACACCGAAGATATCCAAAAAATAGGTGGTACCGAGGCATTGGATGAACCTTACCTGGATATTAACCTTTTCCGCCTGGTGCAGAAACGCGCAGGCTGGCTGGTGATCCTGTTCCTGGGCGAAATGCTTACCGCTACCGCGATGGGGTTTTTTGAGCACGCTATCGAGAAAGCTGTGGTGCTGGCGCTGTTTATCCCGCTTATTATTTCCAGCGGGGGTAATAGTGGCTCACAGGCCTCCACACTGATCATCCAGGCTATGGCTTTGGGCGAGGTTACCATCTCCGATTGGTGGCGGGTAATGCGCCGCGAAATTCTTTCCGGCCTGATGCTGGGTATCGTGTTGGGAGTGATCGGTTTTATCCGCATAGCGGCTTTTAGTGCGTTCAGCTCCATGTACGGCCCGCACTGGATGCTGGTAGGGCTAACCATTGGTTTCTCGCTGGTTGGCGTGGTGCTTTGGGGGTCTCTGGCTGGTTCTATGCTGCCACTGCTCCTGAAAAAATTAGGTGCCGACCCCGCTACATCTTCCGCTCCTTTTGTAGCCACCCTGGTTGATGTTACCGGGCTTATCATTTATTTTTCGGTAGCACTGGCCTTTATGAATGGTATTTTGCTATAA
- a CDS encoding ABC transporter yields MKELAYLNKFFYKYRWRLVPGVLFVVISNIFGVLPAQVVRVAFDLVTENISTYQLFTGFSRQSMVYDIFGSSLLLFGILVLLLSLLRGLFLFFMRQTIILMSRHIEFDQKNEIYNHYQKLSLAFYRRHNTGDLMNRVTEDVSRVRMYIGPGIMYSINTVVLFILVIYAMLTVNVRLTIFSILPLPILAVIIFYVNSIIEFRSEQIQKRLSILSSFVQENFSGIRVIKSYVREGFVREKFAAESEQYKVQSMEMAKVQAMFFPSMLLLIGLSNVITMYIGGVEVMKGNITAGNIAEFIVYLNMLAFPVISLGWVTSLVQRAAASQKRINEFLHEQPEINSPDAAPRKFNGKIEFREVSFTYPDTGIQALKQVSFVANPGEMVAIIGRTGSGKSTVANLIMRMYDTTGGQILVDGEPIKQVNLESYRSQIGFVPQEVFLFSDIISHNIAFSADVLDLPRVKQAAKDAAVYNNIMELEHGFDTLIGERGVTLSGGQKQRVSIARAIVKQPQVLIFDDCLSAVDTRTEEEILSNLGRIMQDKTSIIISHRISTIKNADKILVIDNGEIIEQGTHNQLMELKTAYFELYEKQLLEEEEKQV; encoded by the coding sequence ATGAAGGAGCTCGCATACCTCAATAAATTCTTTTACAAATACCGCTGGCGACTGGTGCCCGGTGTGTTGTTTGTTGTCATCTCCAATATTTTTGGCGTATTGCCGGCTCAGGTAGTTAGGGTGGCGTTCGATCTTGTTACAGAGAACATTAGCACCTACCAGCTTTTCACCGGCTTTAGCCGCCAAAGTATGGTATATGATATTTTCGGATCCAGTTTGCTGCTATTTGGCATTTTGGTGTTACTGCTTTCTTTGCTAAGGGGCCTGTTCCTGTTTTTTATGCGGCAAACCATCATCCTGATGTCGCGGCATATCGAGTTCGATCAAAAGAACGAGATCTACAACCATTATCAAAAACTTTCCCTTGCCTTCTATCGCCGCCATAACACCGGCGATCTGATGAATCGAGTTACCGAAGATGTAAGCCGCGTACGCATGTACATAGGCCCGGGTATTATGTACTCCATCAATACGGTGGTTCTGTTTATACTGGTGATCTATGCCATGCTTACCGTAAATGTTAGGCTAACGATCTTTTCGATACTACCGCTGCCCATCCTGGCGGTCATTATTTTTTATGTAAACAGCATCATTGAATTCCGGAGCGAGCAAATTCAAAAGCGCTTATCTATATTATCCAGCTTTGTTCAGGAGAATTTCTCGGGTATCCGGGTAATTAAATCTTACGTGCGAGAAGGTTTCGTGCGCGAAAAATTCGCCGCAGAAAGCGAGCAGTATAAAGTACAAAGCATGGAGATGGCCAAAGTTCAGGCTATGTTCTTCCCGTCGATGCTGTTGCTGATTGGCCTGAGCAATGTGATCACCATGTATATAGGTGGTGTGGAAGTAATGAAAGGCAATATTACCGCAGGCAATATTGCCGAGTTCATTGTTTATCTTAATATGCTGGCATTTCCGGTGATATCTTTAGGCTGGGTAACCTCCTTAGTACAGCGGGCAGCAGCATCACAAAAGCGGATCAACGAGTTTTTGCACGAGCAGCCCGAGATTAATTCGCCGGATGCAGCACCACGAAAATTCAATGGTAAAATAGAATTCAGGGAGGTATCGTTCACGTACCCCGATACCGGCATACAGGCCTTAAAGCAGGTTTCGTTTGTAGCCAATCCCGGCGAAATGGTGGCAATAATCGGCCGTACCGGCTCAGGTAAATCAACCGTTGCCAACCTGATCATGCGCATGTATGATACCACCGGTGGCCAGATACTGGTTGACGGTGAGCCGATAAAGCAGGTGAACCTGGAGAGCTACCGCTCGCAAATTGGTTTCGTACCACAGGAGGTTTTTCTTTTTTCAGATATCATTTCACACAACATTGCCTTTAGTGCAGATGTGCTGGATCTGCCCCGGGTAAAGCAGGCTGCTAAAGATGCTGCCGTATACAACAATATTATGGAGCTGGAACACGGCTTTGATACACTGATAGGCGAACGCGGGGTAACCTTATCCGGCGGGCAAAAGCAACGTGTAAGTATTGCGCGCGCCATTGTTAAACAGCCGCAGGTATTGATATTTGATGATTGCTTATCCGCCGTTGATACCCGCACCGAGGAGGAGATCCTGAGCAACCTTGGGCGTATTATGCAGGATAAAACCAGCATCATTATATCGCACAGGATCAGCACTATTAAAAATGCGGATAAAATACTGGTGATAGATAATGGCGAAATAATTGAGCAGGGTACTCATAACCAACTGATGGAGTTGAAAACCGCTTATTTTGAGCTGTACGAAAAGCAATTGCTGGAAGAAGAAGAGAAGCAGGTTTAA
- a CDS encoding exonuclease: protein MIINDFLSFDDNGLYCCYGDFYLDPKQPVSKAVITHAHADHAVSGNASIYATAATIAFMQLRYGKSAGKVISTAQYHSAFTIGEVQITFIPAGHMPGSAQVLMEFRGTRYLYTGDYKLQPDSTCEPIEFVKADVLITESTFANPDTQHPEPVSEIKKLNDIKINILLGAYSLGKSQRLIRLINDHAPEKKILVHHRIMPINAIYQKMGFDLGKHQMYGRKLMKTQEEWVYIVPPFTFDSYLRATGVKRLFASGWKNLQVNAQDTLFISDHADWNDIIYTIEQTEPKEIWTLHGDGRQLKDHFKNDIFVKLLN from the coding sequence ATGATCATAAACGATTTCTTATCCTTCGATGATAACGGTTTATACTGTTGCTACGGCGATTTTTATCTCGACCCTAAACAACCCGTATCAAAAGCGGTAATAACCCACGCACACGCAGACCATGCAGTAAGCGGTAACGCCAGCATATATGCTACTGCCGCTACAATTGCCTTTATGCAGCTGCGTTATGGTAAAAGTGCGGGTAAAGTAATCTCTACGGCCCAATATCATTCAGCATTCACTATAGGGGAGGTGCAGATCACTTTTATCCCTGCCGGCCATATGCCAGGCTCTGCACAGGTATTGATGGAGTTTAGGGGAACTCGGTACCTGTATACCGGAGATTATAAATTACAGCCGGACAGTACCTGTGAGCCAATTGAATTTGTAAAGGCCGATGTGCTGATAACCGAAAGTACATTTGCCAATCCGGACACGCAACACCCCGAGCCGGTATCGGAAATTAAAAAGTTGAACGATATAAAGATCAATATCCTGTTGGGGGCTTACAGTCTTGGTAAAAGCCAGCGATTGATCAGGCTGATCAATGACCATGCGCCGGAGAAAAAGATCCTGGTTCATCACCGCATTATGCCGATTAATGCTATTTATCAAAAAATGGGTTTTGATTTGGGTAAGCATCAGATGTACGGGCGCAAGCTGATGAAAACACAAGAAGAGTGGGTTTACATTGTACCACCCTTTACGTTTGATAGTTATTTGCGCGCAACCGGGGTGAAGCGTTTATTTGCTTCTGGCTGGAAAAATCTGCAGGTGAATGCTCAGGACACTTTGTTTATATCCGACCATGCCGATTGGAACGATATCATTTACACTATAGAGCAAACGGAACCAAAAGAAATCTGGACATTGCATGGGGATGGCCGCCAATTGAAAGACCATTTCAAAAATGATATTTTTGTGAAATTGCTCAACTGA
- a CDS encoding dephospho-CoA kinase, whose product MFKVGITGNIGSGKTTVCKIFEVLGVPVFYADDQAKDIMVKDLILIDGIKKSFGSESYFEDGSLNRKHISGIVFNNEEELVKLNRLVHPAVFRAFEVWVKQFKGRAEIPYVLKEAALLFESDSYKMCHRSLMISAPEQVRFNRVMQRDGLTEAEVKKRNSRQMSEEQKLGMANDVIINDDTELVIPQVLQLHKLYLSLAKGE is encoded by the coding sequence ATGTTTAAAGTAGGTATCACCGGCAATATTGGCAGTGGAAAAACTACCGTTTGCAAAATATTTGAAGTTTTAGGCGTTCCTGTGTTTTATGCCGATGACCAGGCTAAAGATATCATGGTTAAGGACCTTATTTTGATAGATGGCATCAAAAAATCCTTCGGGTCCGAATCTTATTTTGAAGATGGCTCGCTCAATCGAAAGCATATTTCCGGCATTGTTTTCAATAATGAAGAAGAGTTAGTAAAACTTAACAGGTTGGTACATCCCGCCGTATTCCGTGCATTTGAGGTATGGGTAAAACAATTTAAAGGCCGGGCAGAAATACCATATGTTTTAAAGGAGGCGGCACTATTATTCGAAAGTGATTCGTATAAAATGTGCCATAGGTCATTGATGATCTCCGCGCCGGAGCAGGTTCGTTTTAACCGGGTTATGCAGCGCGACGGACTAACGGAAGCAGAAGTAAAGAAACGTAACAGCCGCCAAATGAGTGAAGAACAAAAGTTGGGCATGGCAAACGACGTAATAATAAACGACGATACAGAACTGGTGATACCCCAGGTACTCCAGTTACACAAACTCTACCTGTCTCTTGCTAAAGGCGAATGA
- the ychF gene encoding GTP-binding protein YchF (EngD; translation-associated GTPase; the crystal structure of the Haemophilus influenzae YchF protein showed similarity to the yeast structure (PDB: 1NI3); fluorescence spectroscopy revealed nucleic acid binding; the yeast protein YBR025c interacts with the translation elongation factor eEF1): protein MGLQCGIVGLPNVGKSTLFNCLSNAKAQAANFPFCTIEPNVGVITVPDERLTKLTEIVNPKNVVPNVIEIVDIAGLVKGASKGEGLGNQFLANIRATNAIIHVLRCFDNDNVIHVDGSVDPIRDKEIIDTELQLKDLDSIEKKIAKFEKSAKTGDKEAKKTYDVLNTYRNHLLEGKSARTAPVAEEDQEYIADIWLLTAKPVMYVCNVDEASVSTGNAYVERVKAVAKEENAEVLIISAQIEAEIAEMESYDDRQMFLADLGLSESGVTQLIKAAYRLLNLATYFTAGVQEVRAWTITKGFTAPQAAGVIHSDFEKGFIRAEVIKYEEFVKYNGSEAAIKEAGKMGIEGKTYIVADGDVMHFRFNV, encoded by the coding sequence ATGGGTTTACAATGTGGTATAGTGGGTTTGCCAAATGTGGGTAAGTCAACGCTTTTTAACTGTTTATCAAATGCAAAGGCACAGGCGGCCAATTTTCCGTTTTGTACCATAGAGCCCAATGTGGGCGTAATTACTGTGCCGGATGAGCGCTTAACCAAGCTTACCGAGATCGTAAACCCAAAAAACGTTGTACCAAACGTTATAGAGATTGTTGACATTGCCGGCCTTGTAAAAGGTGCCAGTAAAGGCGAAGGGTTGGGTAACCAGTTCCTGGCCAACATCCGCGCAACAAATGCCATAATCCATGTGCTGCGCTGCTTTGATAACGATAACGTTATCCATGTGGATGGATCAGTAGACCCTATCCGGGATAAAGAGATCATCGACACCGAACTGCAATTGAAGGACCTTGATTCGATAGAAAAAAAGATCGCCAAGTTTGAAAAATCGGCCAAAACAGGTGATAAGGAGGCTAAAAAAACATATGATGTTTTAAACACCTACCGCAACCACCTGCTGGAGGGTAAATCTGCCCGGACCGCTCCGGTAGCGGAGGAGGATCAGGAGTATATTGCCGACATCTGGCTGCTTACGGCTAAACCTGTAATGTATGTTTGCAACGTTGATGAAGCATCGGTAAGCACTGGTAATGCTTATGTGGAACGTGTAAAAGCGGTTGCTAAGGAAGAAAATGCCGAGGTGCTGATCATCTCTGCCCAAATTGAAGCCGAGATTGCCGAAATGGAATCATACGACGACCGCCAGATGTTTTTAGCCGACCTTGGCCTGAGCGAATCTGGTGTGACCCAACTCATCAAGGCAGCTTATCGCTTGCTTAACCTGGCAACATACTTTACTGCCGGCGTGCAGGAAGTACGCGCCTGGACCATTACCAAAGGATTTACGGCGCCGCAAGCCGCCGGTGTTATCCACAGCGATTTTGAGAAAGGGTTTATCCGGGCTGAGGTAATTAAATATGAAGAGTTTGTAAAATACAATGGGTCAGAAGCTGCGATAAAAGAAGCCGGCAAAATGGGCATTGAAGGTAAAACCTATATTGTTGCAGATGGTGATGTGATGCACTTCAGGTTTAATGTTTAA
- a CDS encoding preprotein translocase subunit YajC → MIATILLQAAAPTIFGINPQFIMFGLIAVVFYFFMIRPQMKKQKDQKKYVDELQKGHKVITTAGIHGKIYEVAETTFLVEVENGARIRFDKSAISLESSKALNAPAAVTKS, encoded by the coding sequence ATGATAGCAACTATTTTATTACAGGCAGCAGCCCCAACTATTTTCGGTATCAACCCGCAATTTATCATGTTCGGGCTAATTGCCGTTGTGTTTTATTTCTTCATGATCCGCCCGCAGATGAAAAAGCAAAAGGATCAGAAAAAATATGTAGATGAATTACAAAAAGGCCACAAGGTGATTACCACAGCCGGTATCCATGGCAAAATATATGAAGTTGCCGAAACTACCTTTTTAGTAGAAGTAGAGAATGGTGCACGTATCCGTTTTGATAAATCGGCCATCTCTTTAGAATCATCTAAAGCCCTTAACGCACCTGCAGCGGTAACAAAAAGCTAA
- a CDS encoding phospholipid phosphatase translates to MPDFLLQTDRHLFYFINHDLSNVFFDWVMPWMRNPKFWIPLYLFIIGFCVYRYKKQGVALVILLALATGFADYTSASLVKKQVQRLRPCRDAVTGKTVISRVPCGLGYSFPSTHATDHFAIAVFLCLLFRKRWPWVGVVAILWASTICFAQVYVGVHFPVDVIAGAIYGGLVGWLFVLGFRKLQPGFLA, encoded by the coding sequence ATGCCCGATTTCCTTTTACAAACAGACCGGCATTTATTTTATTTTATTAACCACGACCTGTCCAACGTATTTTTCGACTGGGTGATGCCATGGATGCGGAACCCCAAATTTTGGATCCCTTTATACCTATTCATCATTGGCTTTTGTGTTTATCGCTACAAAAAACAGGGTGTAGCTCTGGTGATATTGCTCGCTCTTGCTACAGGCTTTGCGGATTATACCAGCGCCAGCCTTGTAAAAAAACAGGTACAAAGGCTGAGGCCCTGCCGGGATGCAGTAACGGGCAAAACGGTGATCAGCAGAGTGCCCTGCGGACTGGGTTACAGTTTCCCTTCCACCCATGCAACAGATCATTTCGCCATAGCTGTTTTCCTATGCCTGCTATTTCGCAAGCGATGGCCCTGGGTTGGTGTGGTTGCTATCCTGTGGGCAAGTACTATTTGCTTTGCGCAGGTGTATGTTGGTGTACATTTCCCGGTAGATGTAATTGCCGGAGCTATTTACGGGGGCCTGGTGGGTTGGTTATTTGTTTTAGGATTCAGGAAGTTGCAACCGGGCTTTTTGGCCTGA
- a CDS encoding molecular chaperone DnaJ has translation MKKIVDYRKLLGVTEAAELQELKSIYRGMMKTWHPDKFNDSVEDREAAEEKSKTIIEAYHFLVSIAPETRNQTLADYTQTTTASNIHDFEFKSQTLTVTFTDGSQYEYFDVPRAVYVKMVNADSPGRFARRHIFNNYVYRSVSKLVASA, from the coding sequence ATGAAAAAAATTGTCGATTACAGGAAGCTCTTAGGTGTTACCGAAGCTGCTGAACTGCAGGAATTAAAATCTATTTATCGCGGGATGATGAAAACCTGGCACCCGGATAAATTCAATGATAGTGTTGAGGATCGAGAGGCTGCAGAAGAAAAAAGTAAAACCATTATCGAAGCTTATCACTTTTTGGTAAGTATTGCTCCCGAAACCCGCAACCAAACGCTGGCCGACTATACGCAAACTACCACTGCCTCAAATATTCATGATTTTGAATTTAAATCGCAAACGTTAACGGTTACGTTTACTGATGGCAGCCAATATGAATACTTTGATGTGCCCCGTGCTGTTTATGTGAAAATGGTTAATGCAGATTCTCCGGGCAGGTTTGCACGCAGGCACATCTTCAATAATTATGTTTACCGCAGCGTAAGCAAGCTGGTAGCCAGCGCTTAA
- a CDS encoding transcription antitermination factor NusB — translation MLNRRHLRVKVLQSLYAYHQSATRDIKHHEKQLLSSIDQVFEMYIWMLSLISEVIDYTSTDAEERANKHLPTAEDLNASKKILTNSFYTSLGDNRDYLIALKKYKVEWSFDPELAKSLFTTLKNSPEYAEYIAKTDDTIHTDKDIIKFIFKKVILKSSLAEQVFEDRFIYWTTDKEVLQALIAKTFKNFSNENPKDNQLADISGNWVEDREFVINLFDQTIRYDTQYQELIAQKTQNWEPDRIAMMDTLLMKMAIVEFVNFTSIPVKVTINEYLEISKEFSTPKSNSFINGILDKILFELKADNKVKKIGRGLIE, via the coding sequence ATGTTAAACAGAAGACACCTCCGGGTAAAAGTACTCCAATCGTTGTACGCGTATCATCAATCGGCCACGCGCGACATTAAACATCACGAAAAGCAGCTGCTGAGCAGTATAGACCAGGTATTTGAAATGTACATATGGATGCTGTCGCTGATCAGCGAAGTGATCGACTACACTTCAACGGATGCCGAAGAACGGGCCAACAAACATCTGCCCACTGCCGAAGATCTAAATGCCAGCAAGAAGATCCTTACGAATAGCTTTTACACCTCACTGGGTGATAACCGGGATTACCTTATAGCATTGAAGAAGTACAAGGTAGAATGGTCATTTGATCCGGAACTAGCCAAATCGCTTTTTACAACTTTAAAAAACTCGCCTGAGTACGCCGAATACATTGCCAAAACGGATGATACCATCCATACAGACAAGGACATCATCAAGTTCATATTCAAAAAAGTAATTTTGAAATCGTCGCTTGCCGAGCAGGTATTTGAAGATAGGTTTATTTACTGGACTACCGATAAAGAAGTTTTACAGGCACTTATTGCCAAAACCTTCAAAAACTTTTCCAACGAAAACCCTAAAGACAACCAACTGGCAGACATTAGCGGTAACTGGGTTGAAGACAGGGAATTTGTAATTAACCTGTTCGATCAAACCATTCGGTACGATACGCAATACCAGGAATTGATTGCCCAAAAAACGCAGAACTGGGAACCTGATCGCATTGCAATGATGGATACTTTGTTAATGAAGATGGCAATTGTGGAATTTGTGAATTTTACATCTATACCGGTCAAAGTAACCATTAACGAGTACCTGGAGATCTCGAAAGAGTTTAGCACACCTAAGAGTAATTCGTTTATAAACGGTATCTTAGACAAGATTTTGTTTGAACTAAAAGCCGACAATAAAGTTAAAAAAATAGGCCGGGGATTAATAGAATAA
- a CDS encoding DNA-binding protein has product MGDFDNREREEVYSSKVRAGKRTYFFDVKATRSNDYYVTITESKKRLEDGVFVKHKIFLYKEDFEKFAEGLKDAVDYIKDNQEVVEKRYEFSEAPEVAKADENFSY; this is encoded by the coding sequence ATGGGAGATTTTGATAACAGAGAGCGTGAAGAGGTATACTCCAGCAAGGTGAGAGCCGGCAAGAGAACTTATTTTTTTGACGTAAAGGCAACCCGGTCAAACGATTACTATGTTACGATAACCGAGAGCAAGAAGCGTTTGGAAGATGGGGTTTTTGTGAAGCATAAGATATTTTTGTATAAAGAAGACTTCGAAAAATTTGCAGAAGGCTTGAAAGACGCTGTGGATTATATAAAAGATAACCAGGAAGTGGTAGAGAAACGTTACGAATTTAGTGAAGCCCCGGAAGTGGCCAAAGCGGATGAGAATTTTTCTTATTAA